Proteins encoded in a region of the Orcinus orca chromosome 8, mOrcOrc1.1, whole genome shotgun sequence genome:
- the FZD4 gene encoding frizzled-4, which yields MAWRGAGPRVLGAPGGVGLSLRLLLLLLLLLRPARGFGDEEERRCDPIRISMCQNLGYNVTKMPNLVGHELQTDAELQLTTFTPLIQYGCSSQLQFFLCSVYVPMCTEKVNIPIGPCGGMCLSVKRRCEPVLKEFGFAWPDSLNCSKFPPQNDHNHMCMEGPGDEEVPLPHKTPIQPGEECHSVGTNSDQYIWVKRSLNCVLKCGYDAGLYSRSAKEFTDIWMAVWASLCFISTAFTVLTFLIDSARFSYPERPIIFLSMCYNIYSIAYIVRLTVGRERISCDFEEAAEPVLIQEGLKNTGCAIIFLLMYFFGMASSIWWVILTLTWFLAAGLKWGHEAIEMHSSYFHIAAWAIPAVKTIVILIMRLVDADELTGLCYVGNQNLDALTGFVVAPLFTYLVIGTLFIAAGLVALFKIRSNLQKDGTKTDKLERLMVKIGVFSVLYTVPATCVIACYFYEISNWALFRYSADDSNMAVEMLKIFMSLLVGITSGMWIWSAKTLHTWQKCSNRLVNSGKVKREKRGNGWVKPGRGNETVV from the exons ATGGCCTGGCGGGGCGCAGGGCCGCGCGTCCTGGGGGCCCCCGGGGGCGTCGGTCTCAGCCTGCGGCTGCTGCTGCTCTTGCTCCTGCTCCTGAGGCCGGCGCGGGGCTTCGGGGACGAGGAGGAGCGGCGCTGCGACCCCATCCGCATCTCTATGTGCCAGAACCTGGGCTACAACGTGACCAAGATGCCCAACCTGGTGGGGCACGAGCTGCAGACGGACGCCGAGCTGCAGCTGACAACTTTCACGCCGCTCATCCAGTACGGCTGCTCCAGCCAGCTGCAG TTCTTCCTTTGTTCCGTGTATGTGCCCATGTGCACAGAGAAGGTCAATATCCCCATCGGCCCCTGCGGCGGGATGTGTCTTTCGGTCAAGAGACGTTGCGAGCCTGTCCTGAAGGAATTTGGATTTGCCTGGCCAGATAGCCTGAACTGCAGCAAATTCCCACCACAGAATGACCACAACCACATGTGCATGGAAGGGCCAGGTGATGAGGAGGTGCCCTTACCTCACAAAACCCCCATCCAGCCTGGGGAAGAGTGCCATTCCGTGGGAACCAACTCTGATCAGTACATCTGGGTGAAGAGGAGCCTGAACTGCGTTCTCAAGTGTGGCTATGATGCTGGCTTATACAGCCGCTCGGCCAAGGAGTTCACCGATATCTGGATGGCCGTGTGGGCCAGCCTGTGCTTCATCTCTACCGCCTTCACTGTGCTGACCTTCCTGATCGATTCTGCCAGGTTTTCCTACCCGGAGCGCCCCATCATATTTCTCAGTATGTGCTATAATATTTATAGCATTGCTTATATTGTCAGGCTGACTGTAGGCCGGGAAAGGATATCCTGCGATTTTGAAGAGGCAGCAGAACCTGTTCTCATCCAAGAAGGACTTAAGAACACAGGATGTGCAATCATTTTCTTGCTGATGTACTTTTTTGGAATGGCCAGTTCCATCTGGTGGGTTATTCTGACACTCACTTGGTTTTTGGCAGCGGGACTCAAATGGGGTCATGAAGCCATTGAAATGCACAGCTCTTATTTCCACATTGCAGCCTGGGCTATCCCTGCAGTGAAAACCATTGTCATCTTGATTATGAGACTGGTGGATGCAGATGAACTGACTGGCCTGTGCTACGTGGGGAACCAAAACCTTGATGCCCTCACGGGCTTTGTGGTGGCTCCTCTCTTCACTTACTTGGTGATTGGAACTTTGTTCATTGCTGCAGGCTTGGTGGCCTTGTTCAAAATTCGGTCGAATCTTCAAAAGGATGGGACAAAGACAGACAAGTTGGAGAGGCTGATGGTCAAGATTGGGGTCTTCTCAGTCCTGTACACGGTGCCTGCAACCTGTGTGATTGCCTGTTATTTCTATGAAATCTCCAACTGGGCGCTGTTCCGGTATTCCGCAGATGACTCCAATATGGCGGTTGAGATGTTGAaaatttttatgtctttgttgGTAGGCATCACTTCAGGCATGTGGATTTGGTCTGCCAAAACTCTTCACACGTGGCAGAAGTGTTCCAACAGATTGGTGAATTCTGGGaaggtaaagagagaaaaaagagggaatgGTTGGGTGAAGCCTGGGAGAGGCAATGAAACTGTGGTATAA